In Tursiops truncatus isolate mTurTru1 chromosome X, mTurTru1.mat.Y, whole genome shotgun sequence, the following proteins share a genomic window:
- the LOC141277582 gene encoding LOW QUALITY PROTEIN: uncharacterized protein (The sequence of the model RefSeq protein was modified relative to this genomic sequence to represent the inferred CDS: substituted 1 base at 1 genomic stop codon) — MKETITKINKTKSWFFEKINNIDKPLARLIKKKREKTQIKRIRNEKGEVTADTAEIQRIMRDYYKQLYANKIDNLGEMDSFLEKYNLPRLNQEEIENMNRPVTSKKIETVIKNLPTGTELRAGDVELLDRSKMVEVEETLKRLQNQKCVQGNIVVDTEGIPIKSTMGNPNTTQYTNLMHNFIXKARSTVREIDPQNDLTFLQIRSKKNEIIVAPYKDYFLIVIENQPNKLLSWPPVSFLNLMPLKNNSVNHVNWLAYGSHLRALSDQSGCSSTYPTKVNPLLASRT; from the coding sequence atgaaggaaacgatcacaaagatcaataaaactaaaagctggttctttgagaagataaacaacatcgataaaccattagcccgactcatcaagaaaaaaagggagaagactcaaatcaagagaattagaaatgaaaaaggagaagtaacagctgacactgcagaaatacaaagaatcatgagagattactacaagcaactatatgccaataaaatagacaacctgggagaaatggacagtttcttagaaaagtacaaccttccaagactgaaccaggaagaaatagaaaatatgaacagaccagtcacaagtaagaaaattgaaactgtgattaaaaatcttccaacagggacTGAGCTGAGGGCTGGTGACGTGGAGCTACTGGATCGGTCCAAGATGGTAGAGGTGGAGGAGACACTGAAGCGACTTCAGAACCAGAAGTGCGTGCAGGGAAACATCGTGGTGGACACAGAAGGCATTCCCATCAAGAGCACCATGGGCAATCCCAACACCACACAGTACACCAACCTCATGCACAACTTCATCTAGAAGGCCCGGAGCACCGTGCGTGAAATTGACCCCCAGAATGACCTCACCTTCCTTCAAATTCgctccaagaaaaatgaaattatcgTTGCACCCTATAAAGACTATTTCCTGATTGTGATTGAGAACCAACCAAATAAGCTGCTCTCTTGGCCCCCTGTGTCATTCCTTAATTTAATGCCCCTCAAGAATAATAGTGTTAATCATGTCAACTGGCTGGCATATGGAAGTCACCTTAGAGCCCTCTCAGACCAATCTGGCTGCAGCTCCACCTACCCCACCAAAGTCAACCCTCTTCTGGCCAGTCGCACCTGA